A section of the Planctomicrobium piriforme genome encodes:
- a CDS encoding type II toxin-antitoxin system VapC family toxin — MRLLLDTHAFLWFVTDDSQLSKRANEAIVDPQNEILVSPGSYWELAIKVSLGKYQLNISFEEFVARAVGENQFRILPIEPSHAAAVARMPFYHRDPFDRLIIAQALVEQLTVVSRDEAFDAYSVSRLW; from the coding sequence GTGAGGCTGCTTCTCGACACTCATGCGTTTCTCTGGTTCGTTACTGACGATTCGCAACTCAGCAAGAGAGCGAATGAGGCGATTGTCGATCCGCAAAATGAGATTTTGGTCAGCCCTGGCAGTTATTGGGAACTCGCAATCAAAGTCAGTCTGGGAAAGTATCAGCTCAACATTTCGTTTGAAGAATTCGTCGCTCGGGCAGTTGGGGAAAATCAGTTTCGTATACTTCCCATTGAGCCTTCCCATGCAGCAGCGGTGGCACGAATGCCGTTTTACCATCGCGATCCGTTCGACCGGCTCATCATTGCCCAGGCGCTCGTCGAACAACTGACAGTAGTGAGTCGTGACGAGGCTTTCGACGCCTACTCGGTCAGCAGGCTTTGGTAG
- a CDS encoding GspE/PulE family protein, producing the protein MSQAVMNIGTLLLQCGLITPQQLEIAQQQAPGQRIDQALVQMGILREEDSLRLLSNELGMPFVDLKEFNVDRELLNRFPTSAIFRHEAVPLERENGHVRVAVSDPFDLEAIDELSTLGGVHIQPVLACRNEILDLIKRNLGVGGDTIKELVAQRNDEVDLLDEIPEGMGELAESAQAPSVIRLVNELLIEALDQRASDIHLEPQESGLVVRFRVDGLLRVQPVPPEINHFASSIVTRLKIMSRLNIAEKRLPQDGRINVRVQRRDIDVRVSIIPMLHGEGVVLRLLDKQRMTFSLLGVGMPQDTYEKFQQLITLPHGIILVTGPTGSGKTTTLYSALSEIKDPSTKIITVEDPVEYHLNGISQIQVHAKIGMTFAAGLRSILRHDPDVVLIGEIRDGETATSAIQASLTGHLVFSTLHTNDAPGSFTRLVDMGVEPYLVASTVEGILAQRLLRKLCPRCKRPKTFLPEDLPSDFPALEAMQLYEPGGCRDCRDTGYTGRTGVHELLVNDEEIRHLCNERASTGVIRTHALKKGMVSLRMAGFRKVLDGTTTMEEVMRITRGDLG; encoded by the coding sequence ATGTCACAGGCAGTCATGAATATCGGCACGCTTCTGCTGCAATGCGGGTTGATCACGCCGCAACAGCTCGAAATTGCGCAGCAGCAGGCGCCCGGTCAGCGGATCGATCAGGCTCTCGTCCAGATGGGGATTCTGCGCGAAGAGGACTCGCTGCGACTGCTCTCGAACGAACTCGGAATGCCGTTTGTCGACCTGAAGGAATTCAACGTCGACCGCGAACTGCTCAACCGCTTCCCCACATCCGCCATTTTTCGACATGAAGCCGTTCCGCTCGAACGGGAGAACGGACACGTTCGGGTCGCCGTCTCCGACCCCTTCGATCTCGAAGCCATCGACGAACTGAGCACGCTCGGCGGCGTTCACATTCAACCCGTCCTCGCCTGCCGGAATGAGATCCTCGATCTCATCAAACGGAATCTCGGAGTCGGCGGCGACACGATTAAAGAACTCGTCGCGCAGCGCAATGACGAAGTCGACCTGCTTGACGAAATCCCCGAAGGGATGGGGGAACTCGCAGAATCGGCCCAGGCCCCCTCCGTCATCCGACTGGTGAACGAACTGCTCATCGAAGCTCTCGATCAACGGGCGAGCGATATCCATCTCGAACCCCAGGAATCGGGACTCGTCGTCCGCTTCCGCGTCGACGGCTTGCTGCGGGTGCAGCCGGTGCCGCCTGAGATCAACCATTTCGCGTCATCGATCGTCACCCGGTTGAAGATCATGTCGCGATTGAATATTGCCGAGAAACGGCTGCCGCAGGACGGCCGTATCAACGTCCGCGTGCAGCGCCGCGATATCGACGTCCGCGTTTCGATTATCCCCATGCTGCATGGCGAAGGGGTGGTGCTACGTCTGCTCGACAAACAGCGGATGACGTTCAGCCTGCTGGGCGTGGGGATGCCGCAAGACACCTACGAGAAATTCCAGCAGCTCATCACTTTACCGCACGGTATTATCTTGGTCACCGGCCCGACCGGTTCCGGAAAAACGACCACGCTGTATAGCGCGCTCAGCGAAATCAAAGATCCGTCGACGAAGATCATCACCGTCGAAGACCCCGTCGAATATCACCTCAACGGGATCAGCCAGATTCAGGTGCATGCGAAGATCGGCATGACCTTCGCCGCAGGTCTGCGCAGTATTCTGCGTCACGACCCCGACGTCGTCCTGATCGGGGAAATTCGAGACGGTGAAACGGCGACCAGCGCGATTCAGGCGTCGCTGACAGGGCATCTCGTCTTCAGCACGCTGCACACCAACGATGCACCCGGTTCGTTTACGCGACTCGTCGACATGGGCGTGGAGCCGTACCTGGTGGCAAGTACTGTGGAAGGCATTCTCGCACAACGACTGCTGCGAAAACTCTGTCCTCGCTGCAAGCGGCCAAAGACCTTTTTGCCAGAAGACTTGCCCTCCGACTTTCCCGCGTTGGAAGCCATGCAACTCTATGAGCCGGGCGGTTGCCGCGACTGCCGTGACACCGGCTACACCGGCCGGACAGGCGTGCATGAATTGCTGGTCAACGACGAAGAGATTCGGCACCTGTGCAACGAACGGGCAAGCACCGGCGTGATTCGCACCCATGCCCTGAAGAAGGGGATGGTCAGCCTCCGCATGGCCGGCTTCCGCAAAGTTCTCGACGGCACGACGACAATGGAAGAAGTCATGCGCATTACCCGCGGCGACCTGGGGTGA
- a CDS encoding type II toxin-antitoxin system Phd/YefM family antitoxin, whose protein sequence is MMTKTVEIDVAQTNLGELIAGLKPDDEVVIVRGDKAVAILLPSLHVPKLRRPGNCKGLITVVAEDREHLRGFEEYMP, encoded by the coding sequence GTGATGACCAAAACTGTTGAGATTGACGTTGCTCAGACAAACCTTGGCGAACTGATCGCGGGGCTTAAACCCGACGATGAAGTGGTCATCGTGCGGGGTGACAAAGCGGTTGCCATTCTCCTTCCTTCTCTACACGTGCCAAAGTTGCGTCGACCGGGGAATTGCAAAGGACTGATCACAGTCGTTGCAGAAGACCGTGAACATCTGCGTGGTTTTGAGGAATACATGCCGTGA
- a CDS encoding secretin N-terminal domain-containing protein: MPTYSFSKFARRLLLALCTASLLTGDLLAQDGGRGGPGGGFSGRGGFGGPPGGFSGRGGGGRGGLLGELSNDATRAELKVTDEQKQKIDALSEAQRGNRDQFGDVMQRMQSAQTEEERNQIRDEMRKRFEEMSKQTDAQVKGILTADQAKRLDQLRLHREGPGAFGRDSELATEFGLTDEQKQKFQTLSEERMAARFAMGRGSSDEDRAKFDQEWAAKYLAVLTPEQQTKWKDRLGPPPADSAPTGAAATPAATPAVTAPAKPRTVIIEAVPEGAKAVASFGAPAAMNSSPADPNAPAAADVAKATDGPKKMSFNFRYAPWTEVLKMFAEEAGLSLDLNALPPGTFNYYDQGQYTATEALDILNGYLLPKGYCLIRRDEFLVCVNIDEPIPPSLVPIISTDDIDKRGRNELLTVIFPLEGVDIEQVASEVNDIKGPQGKVVGLKSTNSILVTDIGSNLRRIRNLLADVTARGGPNDITFKAYQVKNVPVSDAETIVRSLLGITVGATNVSSVTEGRRDPRSPPPAAPRVDPHQARVTTDLRTNQLLVTATLGQHLLVEQALKTVDVPGDASQFSPSSTKPFLKVYNLTSSDPREVTKTIDALMPGIVVNEDARNGKIHIQASPDQHRQVEMLIAQMEGMGGGRQMAVIPLSTLDPVSVTGTIRSMFLKEGDAAPTVEADLYGRQLMIRGTADQLTQIRTLLTQLGEDGTGQRRDSLERVRTIPLSGRDPAELLPLIERMWTKKNGAGIRVVNPPSSGNGTAPSMSPPTSQRTPEQRHPLGDAPTTQRGSVMSPASGRIPVLTAAQTTVINNDGETAPQSDLAKDLDALLGNVESKPAAQSTPAAGNVAPSEPRADVSITIMGDELVITSSDPKQLDELQDLLNQTMQALPPRITWTVFTLQAADATEAANMLKLLFPGTTVAASSSSTSSSMFGSLGSGASSLGSSLMDMTGLGTLGSTQQLKIIPDLRLNALFVAGPAAQVREVEEMLKVLDSTSLGGDSLRDKLSRMIPINHANAQDVYNIVKEVYKNYIDPPRMQDNNNPLAMFAAGGGGRGGRNETPPPASKLAIGVDTNSSNLIVWADEPLFREIEELVQSLDTAAEDARRTVRVVTLENTSSAVMQNALGSLMPQVKVSTTGSRSGSTTSSTPSSGSPIPSPSSSGAPNSDQMRQFFEQRMRDRGTGGGGTGGGQGGFGGGGFGNGGFGGGMGGGGFGGGGAPGGGFGGGGFGGGRGGNFGGGGGGGNNGGNRGNR, encoded by the coding sequence ATGCCGACCTACTCCTTCTCGAAATTTGCCCGCCGCCTGCTGCTCGCACTTTGCACAGCGTCTCTGCTGACAGGTGACCTGCTGGCTCAAGACGGTGGACGCGGCGGACCGGGAGGAGGCTTCAGCGGTCGCGGCGGTTTTGGCGGACCTCCAGGGGGCTTTAGCGGACGGGGCGGCGGGGGTCGCGGCGGACTGTTGGGCGAACTTTCCAACGATGCCACCCGTGCCGAATTGAAAGTGACCGACGAACAGAAGCAGAAGATCGACGCCCTGTCTGAGGCTCAGCGGGGCAACCGCGATCAGTTCGGCGACGTGATGCAACGGATGCAGTCGGCCCAGACCGAAGAAGAACGCAATCAGATCCGCGACGAAATGCGGAAACGCTTCGAGGAAATGAGCAAGCAGACCGACGCACAGGTCAAGGGCATCCTCACCGCCGATCAGGCGAAACGGCTGGATCAATTGCGGCTGCACCGCGAAGGACCAGGGGCCTTCGGTCGGGATAGTGAACTTGCTACCGAGTTCGGACTGACGGACGAGCAGAAGCAGAAGTTCCAAACCCTCTCCGAAGAACGGATGGCCGCGCGCTTCGCGATGGGGCGCGGCAGCAGCGACGAAGATCGGGCAAAGTTCGATCAGGAATGGGCTGCAAAGTATCTCGCCGTTCTCACCCCGGAACAGCAGACCAAATGGAAAGACCGTCTCGGTCCGCCTCCCGCCGACAGCGCTCCAACGGGCGCGGCAGCAACCCCGGCCGCCACACCTGCGGTCACTGCTCCGGCCAAACCCCGTACCGTCATCATTGAAGCAGTGCCGGAAGGCGCCAAAGCAGTCGCCTCCTTCGGGGCGCCGGCGGCCATGAACAGCTCGCCAGCCGATCCCAACGCTCCGGCCGCTGCCGATGTCGCGAAAGCGACCGACGGCCCGAAGAAGATGTCGTTCAACTTCCGCTACGCCCCCTGGACCGAAGTTCTGAAGATGTTCGCCGAAGAGGCCGGACTCTCGCTCGACCTCAATGCCCTCCCCCCCGGCACATTCAACTATTACGACCAGGGCCAATACACCGCGACCGAAGCGCTCGACATTCTGAACGGCTACCTGTTGCCGAAGGGCTACTGCCTGATCCGCCGCGACGAGTTCCTCGTCTGCGTGAATATCGACGAGCCGATCCCACCCAGTCTGGTGCCGATCATCTCGACCGACGACATCGACAAACGGGGCCGCAATGAACTCCTGACCGTCATCTTTCCGCTCGAAGGAGTCGACATCGAACAGGTCGCATCCGAAGTCAACGACATCAAAGGCCCGCAAGGAAAAGTCGTCGGTCTGAAGTCGACCAACTCAATCCTTGTCACCGATATCGGCTCGAATCTCCGCCGCATTCGCAATCTGCTCGCCGACGTGACCGCCCGGGGCGGCCCCAACGACATTACGTTCAAGGCCTATCAGGTGAAGAACGTGCCGGTCTCCGATGCCGAAACGATCGTCCGCAGCCTGTTGGGCATCACCGTCGGCGCGACAAATGTCAGCTCGGTCACCGAAGGCCGTCGCGATCCTCGCTCTCCGCCGCCCGCCGCACCACGAGTCGATCCGCACCAAGCCCGCGTCACGACCGACCTCCGCACCAATCAACTGCTGGTGACCGCGACCCTGGGACAGCACCTGCTTGTCGAACAGGCGCTCAAGACGGTCGATGTCCCTGGCGATGCAAGTCAGTTCAGCCCTTCCAGCACCAAACCGTTCCTCAAGGTCTACAACCTCACCTCGTCCGACCCTCGTGAAGTGACCAAAACGATCGACGCCCTGATGCCCGGCATCGTCGTCAACGAGGATGCCCGGAATGGCAAGATCCATATTCAGGCCTCCCCTGACCAGCACCGTCAGGTGGAAATGCTGATCGCCCAGATGGAAGGCATGGGGGGCGGTCGACAGATGGCCGTGATCCCGCTCAGCACGCTCGATCCCGTTTCCGTCACCGGCACGATTCGCTCGATGTTCCTCAAGGAAGGGGACGCGGCGCCCACGGTCGAAGCCGACCTCTACGGGCGGCAGCTCATGATCCGCGGCACCGCGGATCAACTCACGCAGATTCGTACCCTCCTTACTCAACTGGGTGAGGATGGAACCGGGCAACGTCGCGACAGCCTCGAACGGGTCCGCACGATTCCTCTGAGCGGACGCGATCCCGCAGAACTTCTGCCGCTCATTGAACGCATGTGGACCAAGAAGAACGGGGCCGGCATTCGCGTGGTGAATCCGCCGTCCAGCGGAAACGGAACCGCTCCCTCGATGAGCCCCCCCACTTCACAACGGACGCCGGAACAACGCCATCCTCTCGGTGACGCACCGACCACGCAACGCGGCTCGGTGATGTCCCCTGCCAGCGGACGCATTCCAGTTCTCACCGCCGCTCAGACCACCGTCATCAACAACGATGGCGAGACCGCTCCGCAGTCTGATCTGGCAAAAGATCTCGATGCCCTGCTGGGGAACGTAGAGAGCAAACCGGCCGCGCAGAGTACTCCCGCCGCCGGCAATGTCGCTCCCAGTGAACCTCGTGCCGATGTCAGCATCACGATCATGGGTGACGAACTAGTCATCACCTCGTCCGATCCAAAACAGCTCGACGAACTGCAGGATCTGTTGAACCAGACGATGCAGGCGTTGCCCCCCCGTATTACCTGGACGGTCTTTACCTTGCAGGCAGCCGACGCCACGGAAGCCGCGAACATGCTCAAACTGTTGTTCCCAGGCACCACAGTTGCCGCCAGTTCGAGCTCGACCAGCAGCAGCATGTTTGGCAGCCTCGGCAGCGGTGCGTCATCACTGGGCAGCAGCCTGATGGACATGACCGGCCTGGGCACGCTCGGTTCGACACAGCAACTCAAAATCATTCCCGACCTGCGGCTCAATGCCCTGTTCGTCGCCGGTCCGGCGGCACAGGTGCGGGAAGTGGAAGAGATGCTCAAGGTGCTCGATTCCACCAGCCTCGGCGGCGATTCGCTCCGCGATAAACTGTCGCGCATGATTCCGATCAACCACGCGAACGCCCAGGACGTCTACAACATCGTCAAGGAAGTCTACAAGAACTATATCGATCCGCCGCGGATGCAGGACAACAACAACCCGTTGGCCATGTTCGCCGCCGGCGGCGGAGGTCGCGGTGGACGGAATGAGACGCCTCCCCCCGCCTCCAAGCTGGCGATCGGGGTCGACACCAACAGCAGCAATCTGATTGTCTGGGCGGACGAGCCGCTCTTTCGTGAAATTGAAGAGTTGGTTCAGTCGCTCGATACGGCGGCGGAAGACGCTCGGCGCACGGTGCGGGTCGTCACGCTCGAAAACACGAGTTCCGCCGTCATGCAGAACGCCCTGGGCTCGCTGATGCCGCAGGTGAAAGTCAGCACGACGGGCTCGCGTTCAGGTTCCACCACGTCGTCCACTCCAAGTTCAGGAAGTCCCATCCCTTCACCCAGTTCTTCAGGAGCTCCGAATTCGGACCAGATGCGGCAGTTCTTTGAACAACGCATGCGTGACCGCGGAACAGGCGGGGGAGGCACTGGCGGCGGTCAAGGAGGATTCGGCGGAGGCGGCTTCGGGAACGGAGGCTTTGGCGGCGGAATGGGCGGCGGCGGTTTCGGAGGCGGGGGTGCACCCGGGGGTGGATTCGGAGGCGGTGGATTTGGCGGCGGCCGAGGCGGCAACTTCGGCGGCGGGGGTGGGGGTGGAAATAATGGCGGGAACCGAGGCAATCGATAG
- a CDS encoding EF-hand domain-containing protein — MMGPPPGFGGGGFGGGSFGGGGEFGPPGFRGEGGPPGPPDFGSPPASVSASTQSAPQRTITLKTKDRVTVDLPTTFSDGDLDKDGQIAFYEWRQWKRGDLNGFTVLDHNQDGFLTPGELVKGPLNGSAVMMATAAPSAAPVQATPSTPTVSASTSASNNRNQLVAAVAQSTTSATNPLVTRAESMFRLMDANRDGALSTEEWAKSTKLRPQFETAGIDLSTPMPKDAFVEHFVRLNTQDS, encoded by the coding sequence ATGATGGGCCCCCCGCCGGGCTTTGGGGGCGGTGGTTTTGGCGGTGGCAGCTTCGGCGGTGGTGGGGAATTTGGTCCGCCAGGATTTCGGGGAGAAGGAGGTCCGCCGGGACCGCCAGACTTTGGCTCTCCTCCCGCCTCGGTTTCCGCCAGCACCCAGTCTGCTCCGCAGCGCACAATTACTCTGAAAACCAAAGATCGCGTCACCGTCGATCTGCCGACGACCTTCAGCGACGGAGATCTCGATAAAGACGGGCAGATCGCGTTCTATGAATGGCGGCAGTGGAAACGGGGCGACCTCAATGGCTTTACCGTTCTCGATCACAACCAGGACGGCTTCCTGACCCCCGGCGAACTCGTGAAAGGTCCGCTCAACGGGTCGGCAGTGATGATGGCGACTGCAGCTCCTTCAGCCGCCCCTGTCCAGGCAACGCCTTCCACGCCGACGGTATCGGCTTCGACTTCAGCTTCCAATAACAGGAACCAGCTTGTCGCAGCAGTGGCACAGTCCACAACCAGTGCGACGAATCCCCTGGTCACGCGGGCCGAATCAATGTTCCGCCTGATGGACGCGAATCGCGATGGTGCCCTGAGCACCGAAGAGTGGGCGAAGTCCACCAAGTTACGGCCACAGTTTGAAACGGCGGGTATCGATCTCTCGACTCCAATGCCCAAAGACGCCTTTGTCGAGCACTTTGTCCGCTTGAATACGCAGGACAGTTAA
- a CDS encoding DUF11 domain-containing protein, which translates to MTRPQPKRSTRILLRAAGWSQAAALGLVICSSSCSSVSQYVKHTFGKEAEQPPVAQAGKDPKKSSDDVKHAYTSGKKDSTKVETLKSEEKAAQAGKAQPRTEASTAAKPAAPKTPAKPAEEKPDVLKLIAKGEDPFGASGVEQASAQAPATPEKPAADSISFDAEPRQPANAKFASATAECPPIADANCPPAGACPPGAACPPSAPCGARPFPGMETTADEYVCDGGDKGIPVHYEGPNRAGLGIEDTVAEFQDDAGNMHVKASTQACIYAPRFGEVRSATLPQEGLSIAKAQGHQDEMTAAGLNTKTVTGEKVQWDEPQGMLMRARPSEIDARTTDGQLNKAIAAESHVKLINAHEDIRFIQEGQFDKVNMAVIGLGVDAAQEWADGRRPIIIAQDEFGQILQGRYAAQDYTGVEDRRTPGDLKLIKVADKASAHPGEIVTFTIRFDNIGGKDLLKVRVVDNLSPRLEYVEGSINSNLDGQIDVSDNGAGGKLLTFEFDQPLKGKTGGFVSFQCRVR; encoded by the coding sequence ATGACGCGTCCACAACCGAAACGATCGACACGCATTCTGCTCCGCGCGGCCGGCTGGTCGCAGGCGGCCGCCCTGGGTCTGGTGATCTGCAGTTCGTCCTGCAGTTCGGTCAGCCAGTATGTGAAACACACCTTCGGTAAAGAAGCAGAACAGCCGCCGGTCGCACAGGCAGGTAAAGATCCGAAGAAGTCGTCGGACGACGTCAAGCACGCCTATACCTCTGGCAAGAAAGACTCAACAAAAGTTGAGACTCTCAAGTCGGAAGAAAAAGCGGCTCAAGCCGGCAAGGCTCAGCCAAGGACCGAAGCCTCCACCGCTGCAAAGCCTGCCGCACCGAAAACACCTGCCAAGCCGGCTGAAGAAAAACCCGACGTTCTCAAGCTGATCGCCAAGGGGGAAGACCCGTTCGGCGCATCAGGCGTCGAGCAGGCTTCGGCCCAGGCTCCTGCGACGCCGGAGAAGCCGGCCGCCGACTCCATCAGCTTCGACGCCGAGCCGCGTCAGCCGGCCAACGCGAAGTTCGCGAGCGCCACTGCCGAATGTCCCCCCATTGCTGATGCGAACTGCCCGCCGGCGGGTGCTTGTCCGCCCGGCGCCGCGTGCCCGCCCTCCGCTCCGTGTGGGGCTCGTCCCTTTCCAGGCATGGAGACCACTGCCGACGAGTACGTCTGCGACGGCGGCGACAAAGGGATTCCCGTCCATTACGAAGGCCCCAATCGGGCTGGTCTGGGAATCGAAGACACCGTTGCCGAGTTCCAGGACGACGCCGGCAACATGCATGTGAAAGCGAGCACGCAAGCCTGTATCTATGCTCCCCGGTTTGGCGAAGTTCGTTCTGCGACGTTGCCGCAGGAAGGGCTGAGCATTGCCAAGGCGCAGGGGCATCAGGATGAAATGACGGCCGCCGGTTTGAACACCAAAACGGTCACCGGCGAAAAGGTGCAGTGGGATGAACCGCAAGGCATGCTGATGCGGGCCCGTCCCAGCGAAATCGACGCCCGGACCACTGATGGTCAGTTGAATAAGGCGATCGCCGCCGAAAGCCATGTCAAGCTGATCAATGCACACGAAGACATCCGCTTCATCCAGGAAGGCCAGTTCGACAAGGTCAACATGGCCGTCATCGGACTGGGAGTCGATGCCGCACAGGAATGGGCTGACGGTCGCCGTCCGATCATCATTGCCCAGGATGAATTTGGCCAGATCCTGCAGGGACGCTACGCCGCTCAGGATTACACCGGAGTGGAAGACCGCCGCACGCCTGGCGACCTGAAGCTCATCAAAGTTGCCGACAAGGCGAGCGCCCATCCCGGCGAGATCGTCACCTTCACCATCCGCTTTGACAACATCGGCGGCAAGGATCTGTTGAAGGTCCGCGTGGTCGACAACCTGTCGCCGCGACTGGAGTATGTCGAAGGCTCGATCAATTCGAACCTGGACGGCCAGATCGACGTCTCCGACAACGGCGCCGGCGGCAAACTGCTGACGTTCGAATTCGACCAGCCGCTCAAGGGCAAAACCGGCGGGTTCGTGTCGTTCCAGTGCCGCGTGCGGTAA
- a CDS encoding TolC family protein — MATGRQSAWRRWTSAAAITSTLLSGCVRDRNDVKYVGKEKRELYRAHAMDVAFPTVNEPLPPEVTSTAPPHTILETDEIPIRDISLAETMQLSLQNSQVIRTAGTFLMANTLLTNPQNTPSEYDPAIQASGVLFGARGVEAALSAFDAQLNSSMVWGRNETITNSVFGGVGLPSLSTLSQETGVFTSSLQKTMANGGVVSLNHNVNYLGSNSPGLAYPSAYSGLVGANYSLPLLAGSGTEFTRVAGPISQSFNGVSGVNQGVLIARINEDISIATFELALRNLVKDVENAYWDLYLAYRNYHTAVTARESSLLTWRIADLQLQGGVRTRAEVAQARDQYFATEAASMNARSNIYTAEVRLRRLMGLSANDGTTLRPLDEPVTAQLVPDWYISLTEALTQRVELRTQKWNLKSLELQLDAANSLVRPQLNFVSGYQVNGFGDQLLGYNGQTTTSNFYQNVTAGNQTGWNLGLQFNWAIGFRAALAQVRNYELRVAKAQRVLAEQEKEVAMELAATFQELSRAFAAAELNMNRMIAARENVKFLEPNIREGTILLDELLRAQLRQAEAEVAYYQSLVQYNQSLNDLQYRKGTILPHNAIYLAEGSWAAEAYEEADHNADARNHAIDASGVKETVPQPFASPMPVDNIYFSVPNAEPTPADDAAASVIMPGTTAEPTTVTAPAAKPLPAKHDELP, encoded by the coding sequence ATGGCTACTGGAAGACAATCTGCCTGGCGGCGATGGACATCCGCTGCGGCAATCACATCGACGTTGCTGTCTGGTTGCGTCCGCGACCGGAACGACGTGAAGTACGTCGGTAAGGAAAAACGCGAACTCTATCGTGCTCACGCGATGGATGTGGCGTTTCCAACGGTGAATGAGCCGCTGCCGCCTGAGGTGACGTCCACGGCTCCGCCGCACACGATTCTCGAAACGGATGAAATTCCCATCCGGGATATCTCGTTGGCCGAGACAATGCAGCTTTCGCTGCAGAACAGCCAGGTGATCCGCACCGCCGGCACCTTCCTGATGGCCAACACATTGTTGACCAACCCGCAAAATACGCCGTCGGAATACGATCCGGCGATTCAGGCGTCAGGCGTGCTGTTTGGTGCCCGCGGGGTGGAAGCGGCCCTGTCGGCATTCGATGCCCAGCTCAATTCGAGCATGGTCTGGGGACGGAACGAAACGATCACCAACAGCGTATTCGGCGGGGTCGGATTGCCTTCGCTCTCGACGCTGTCTCAGGAAACCGGGGTTTTCACGTCCAGCCTGCAGAAGACGATGGCGAACGGCGGCGTCGTGAGCTTGAATCACAACGTCAACTACCTGGGATCGAATTCCCCCGGTCTGGCCTATCCGTCGGCCTACTCCGGACTTGTTGGGGCTAACTACTCGTTGCCGTTGTTGGCTGGGTCAGGAACCGAGTTCACACGCGTAGCCGGTCCGATCAGCCAGTCTTTCAACGGTGTGAGCGGTGTGAATCAAGGGGTGTTGATCGCCCGAATTAACGAGGATATTTCCATCGCCACCTTCGAGTTGGCGCTGCGAAATCTCGTGAAAGACGTGGAAAACGCCTATTGGGATCTCTACCTGGCGTACCGCAACTATCACACGGCCGTCACGGCTCGTGAGTCTTCGCTGCTCACCTGGCGCATTGCCGACCTTCAGTTACAGGGGGGAGTGCGAACTCGGGCAGAAGTGGCTCAGGCACGCGATCAGTACTTCGCCACCGAAGCGGCATCAATGAATGCCCGTTCGAACATCTACACCGCTGAAGTGCGGTTACGCCGGCTGATGGGTCTGTCTGCGAACGACGGAACCACGCTGCGGCCGCTGGATGAGCCGGTCACGGCACAACTGGTCCCTGACTGGTACATCAGCCTGACTGAAGCGCTGACGCAGCGCGTGGAACTGCGGACCCAGAAATGGAATCTAAAGAGCCTCGAATTGCAGCTGGATGCCGCGAACAGCCTGGTCCGGCCGCAGTTGAACTTCGTGAGCGGTTATCAGGTCAACGGCTTCGGCGACCAGTTGCTCGGTTACAACGGGCAAACCACGACGTCGAACTTCTACCAGAACGTCACAGCCGGCAATCAGACCGGCTGGAATCTGGGTCTGCAGTTCAACTGGGCCATCGGCTTCCGGGCCGCACTGGCTCAGGTTCGCAACTACGAACTCCGCGTCGCCAAGGCCCAACGGGTGCTGGCGGAACAGGAAAAAGAAGTGGCGATGGAACTTGCGGCCACGTTCCAGGAACTGTCGCGTGCATTTGCCGCGGCGGAACTGAACATGAACCGCATGATCGCCGCTCGCGAGAACGTCAAATTCCTGGAGCCCAACATTCGGGAAGGGACGATTCTGCTCGACGAACTCTTGCGTGCCCAGCTTCGCCAGGCAGAAGCGGAAGTGGCTTACTACCAGAGCCTTGTGCAATACAATCAGTCGCTGAATGACCTGCAGTACCGCAAGGGGACGATTCTGCCCCACAATGCAATTTACCTGGCAGAAGGCAGCTGGGCAGCCGAGGCCTACGAAGAAGCCGATCACAATGCCGATGCACGCAATCACGCCATCGACGCATCTGGTGTGAAGGAAACCGTTCCACAGCCGTTCGCATCGCCGATGCCGGTCGACAACATCTACTTCTCGGTGCCGAATGCCGAACCGACGCCAGCGGATGATGCAGCCGCCAGCGTCATCATGCCGGGGACGACCGCCGAGCCGACCACGGTGACCGCGCCTGCAGCGAAACCGCTGCCGGCCAAGCATGACGAACTGCCGTAA